A window from Rhizosphaericola mali encodes these proteins:
- a CDS encoding SusC/RagA family TonB-linked outer membrane protein, with protein sequence MKYKKNGSTKSRLILLQRVYGQLLLFCTLLMITNSLHSQQTSRLLKGKIIEDSGSPISAATINIIGKNQKVISDDSGRFQIQIADGDSLEIRSIGHEEKKLFITDQQDIIITLAFTHTDLNEVVVIGYQSVLKKDLTGATGVANMNNARKISAGTIAESIQGTIPGVTVRNGGAPGQNSLIEIRGVGSFSNASPLYVIDGMLSDANVTINPDDIESLQILKDASAAAIYGSRAGNGVVIITTKKGKNGPPIIAFSAKYGRQSIPRQMKLMDAPQYLQTVSQAYANSNATLPSFVSSQLANNTIDVDWQKAVYRASSYQDYNVSVSGGSPTSKYFISGGYYQNDGTVVGNSFNRASFRINSEVKKGILTFGENLTLTASNNKYPGGGVNAFTNTSMMLPTIKVQDPSYTDPINYPSNPQGWGMGSTDNPSYANNYLAAASLDKISIAYGKVIGNVYAGLKLTNWLDYKFNAGLEVSYDYTKEVRDTGVWRYTNQPSPTFVSENRARFLNILLEHTLNFNKRFGLHSINGVVGFSRIAQQQDYTTAARTNLQNFDGTLYTTIGSAVGSASVNGGTTSEWRNHGWLSRINYTYNDKYLLTLTGRIDKSSRFAPSHRTGYFPSMAAAWRISKEKFFNVDWISDLKLRGSYGKLGFSDALGSWDYLGLVSSTARGIYGQPQIANLGQYRAAVLNPNIRWEKRQQSDIGFDAAILNNRLSFSFDWYRSISKDVLLQVPLANYLGTSGSPFLNSGSIRNTGVEFSATYRNNSGPFKWDVSGNFTTIKNTVLSVGDQGVDASGKAIDYLESATFARSQVGHAMGAWYVIQTDGLFQSYEEVLNYKNVAGVVIQPNAKPGDIKYKDLNGDGQITNADRAFEGSPWPTLQTGLQFNGTYKGFNVNVQFIGIFGNKIYNGVRAGLDGYQLTNFRRDLSPWTPDNTNTSDPRLGVDNGVDLSIAANNMAQTDRWLENGSYVRLRNFEIGYGFEPNWLNRLGLKTLRVSASAQNLFTITKYKGMDPDVANGNLGQRGFDGGYWPSSRIFSLGINLEF encoded by the coding sequence ATGAAATATAAGAAAAACGGCTCTACTAAATCGAGACTTATCCTACTGCAAAGAGTTTACGGTCAATTATTACTTTTTTGTACGTTATTAATGATTACTAATTCCCTTCATAGTCAGCAAACTAGTAGATTATTAAAAGGGAAAATAATAGAAGATAGTGGTTCTCCGATCTCGGCTGCTACAATTAACATAATTGGAAAAAATCAAAAAGTAATTTCTGATGATAGTGGCCGTTTTCAAATACAAATAGCAGATGGAGATTCTTTGGAAATAAGGTCTATAGGTCATGAAGAGAAAAAACTATTTATAACAGATCAGCAAGATATAATAATTACATTGGCTTTTACCCACACTGACCTCAATGAAGTTGTTGTAATTGGTTATCAAAGTGTTCTAAAAAAGGATTTGACTGGAGCAACGGGTGTTGCAAATATGAATAATGCTCGAAAAATATCAGCAGGAACAATCGCAGAGTCAATACAAGGAACAATTCCTGGAGTAACAGTAAGAAATGGAGGCGCTCCGGGTCAAAATTCCTTAATAGAAATTAGGGGTGTCGGTAGTTTTTCTAATGCCAGTCCTTTGTATGTTATCGATGGTATGCTCTCAGACGCAAATGTTACAATTAATCCTGATGATATTGAGTCTCTACAAATACTTAAAGATGCATCTGCTGCTGCTATATATGGATCAAGAGCAGGAAATGGAGTAGTTATTATAACTACAAAAAAAGGAAAAAATGGACCTCCAATAATTGCTTTTAGTGCAAAATATGGAAGGCAATCCATTCCTCGTCAGATGAAATTAATGGATGCTCCACAATACTTACAAACAGTATCTCAAGCTTATGCTAATTCTAATGCTACTTTGCCATCTTTTGTGAGCTCACAATTGGCAAATAATACGATAGATGTTGATTGGCAGAAAGCTGTTTATCGTGCAAGTAGTTACCAAGATTATAATGTTTCTGTTTCAGGAGGATCTCCAACATCTAAGTATTTTATCTCTGGTGGATATTATCAAAATGATGGAACTGTAGTGGGGAATTCCTTTAATAGGGCTTCTTTTAGAATAAATTCTGAGGTTAAAAAGGGTATTTTAACATTCGGTGAAAATTTAACATTAACAGCCTCAAATAATAAATATCCTGGTGGAGGTGTAAATGCATTTACAAATACATCTATGATGCTTCCTACAATCAAAGTACAAGATCCATCTTATACTGATCCAATCAATTATCCATCTAATCCTCAAGGTTGGGGGATGGGCTCTACTGATAATCCTTCTTATGCTAACAATTATCTTGCAGCTGCTTCTTTGGATAAAATAAGTATTGCCTATGGAAAAGTAATTGGAAATGTTTATGCTGGTCTCAAACTAACAAATTGGTTGGATTATAAATTTAATGCTGGGCTTGAAGTAAGTTATGACTACACTAAAGAAGTAAGGGATACAGGAGTGTGGAGATATACTAATCAGCCATCCCCGACATTTGTCTCTGAAAATCGTGCGCGATTTTTAAATATATTGTTAGAACATACATTAAACTTTAATAAAAGATTTGGATTACATAGTATAAATGGTGTGGTAGGATTTTCACGTATTGCGCAGCAACAAGATTACACCACCGCAGCAAGAACTAATTTACAAAATTTTGATGGAACGTTATATACAACTATAGGTTCTGCCGTAGGAAGTGCCTCAGTGAACGGAGGGACAACTTCAGAATGGAGAAATCATGGTTGGCTTAGTAGGATAAATTATACTTACAATGATAAATATTTATTAACCTTAACGGGGCGTATTGATAAGTCTTCAAGATTTGCGCCTAGTCATAGAACAGGCTATTTTCCATCTATGGCCGCTGCTTGGCGTATTTCGAAAGAGAAATTCTTTAATGTAGATTGGATAAGTGATTTAAAATTGAGAGGCTCCTATGGTAAATTAGGATTTAGTGATGCTCTTGGTTCTTGGGATTATTTGGGTCTAGTCAGTAGTACCGCTAGAGGTATTTATGGGCAGCCTCAAATTGCTAATTTGGGGCAATATAGAGCTGCTGTTTTAAATCCCAATATTCGGTGGGAAAAAAGACAGCAAAGTGATATTGGTTTTGATGCAGCAATCTTAAATAATAGGCTTTCTTTTTCCTTCGATTGGTATAGATCCATCTCAAAAGACGTATTACTACAAGTGCCTTTGGCTAATTATCTAGGTACAAGTGGATCTCCCTTCTTAAATAGTGGATCAATTCGCAATACGGGTGTGGAGTTTTCTGCTACTTATAGAAATAATTCGGGACCATTTAAATGGGATGTTTCAGGAAATTTTACCACTATAAAAAATACGGTACTATCAGTGGGTGATCAAGGTGTAGATGCAAGTGGCAAGGCTATAGATTATCTAGAGTCTGCAACCTTTGCAAGATCACAAGTGGGTCATGCCATGGGTGCCTGGTATGTTATACAAACGGATGGATTATTTCAAAGTTATGAAGAAGTGCTCAATTATAAAAATGTCGCTGGAGTAGTTATACAACCTAATGCTAAACCCGGAGATATAAAATATAAAGATTTGAATGGAGATGGGCAGATTACTAATGCGGATAGAGCATTTGAAGGTTCCCCTTGGCCTACTTTACAAACTGGATTGCAATTTAATGGTACGTACAAAGGATTTAATGTCAATGTTCAATTTATAGGCATTTTTGGTAATAAAATTTATAATGGCGTTCGTGCGGGATTAGATGGTTATCAATTGACAAATTTTAGAAGAGATTTAAGCCCTTGGACTCCTGACAATACAAATACATCTGATCCCAGACTCGGCGTTGATAACGGAGTTGACTTATCTATAGCGGCCAATAATATGGCACAGACAGATAGGTGGTTAGAGAACGGCTCCTATGTTAGACTTCGAAATTTTGAAATTGGCTATGGTTTTGAGCCAAATTGGTTAAACCGACTTGGTCTAAAAACATTAAGAGTTTCCGCAAGCGCTCAAAATTTATTCACTATAACAAAATATAAAGGAATGGATCCGGATGTAGCAAATGGTAATCTTGGCCAAAGAGGTTTTGATGGAGGATACTGGCCTTCTAGTCGAATTTTTTCTTTAGGAATCAATCTTGAGTTTTAA